The Terriglobales bacterium genome includes a window with the following:
- the mqnE gene encoding aminofutalosine synthase MqnE yields the protein MSHAFQTHAFQSDDPRLNPIAEKVTAAQRLDAADALALFRSHDVLALGWLANHVRERMHGNVAYFNVNRHINPTNVCVAACRLCAFGRKKDAPGAYTMALEEAFETAATGYTEAITEFHIVGGLHPDLPFQYFLDLISGLKQRFPQVHLKAFTMVEVAYLARRAKLSIRETLEQMKAAGVESLPGGGAEIFIERVRRVICDHKISGDEWLETARTAHQIGLRSNATMLYGHVENDEDRVDHLLKLRQLQDETSGFQTYIPLAFHPEHTALKHLSTTTGMDDVKNIAIGRLVLDNFPHVKSYWQMVTPKIAQITLRFGADDIDGTVIEEKIYHDAGATTPQGLRRDQLIRLIREAGREPIERDTLYRPVTRTETTFTVAV from the coding sequence ATGTCCCACGCCTTCCAGACCCACGCCTTTCAGAGCGACGACCCACGCCTTAACCCCATCGCCGAAAAGGTGACGGCGGCACAGCGTCTCGACGCCGCCGACGCCCTCGCCCTCTTCCGCTCTCACGACGTCCTCGCCCTGGGCTGGCTGGCCAATCACGTGCGCGAACGGATGCACGGCAACGTGGCCTACTTCAACGTCAACCGCCACATCAATCCCACCAACGTGTGCGTGGCCGCCTGCCGCCTGTGCGCCTTCGGCCGCAAGAAGGACGCTCCCGGCGCCTACACCATGGCGCTCGAGGAAGCCTTTGAAACCGCCGCCACCGGCTACACGGAAGCCATCACGGAGTTCCACATCGTCGGCGGACTGCATCCCGACCTGCCCTTCCAGTACTTTCTCGACCTCATCTCCGGCCTCAAGCAGCGCTTCCCGCAGGTGCATCTGAAGGCCTTCACCATGGTGGAGGTGGCGTATCTGGCCCGGCGGGCCAAGCTCTCCATCCGCGAGACCCTGGAGCAAATGAAGGCGGCGGGGGTGGAATCGCTCCCCGGCGGCGGCGCGGAGATCTTCATCGAGCGCGTGCGCCGCGTCATCTGCGACCACAAGATCTCGGGCGACGAGTGGCTGGAGACGGCGCGCACCGCTCACCAGATCGGCCTGCGGTCGAACGCCACCATGCTCTACGGGCACGTGGAGAACGACGAAGACCGCGTGGACCATCTACTCAAGCTGCGCCAACTGCAGGACGAGACCTCTGGGTTCCAGACCTACATCCCGCTGGCCTTCCATCCCGAGCACACCGCGCTCAAGCACCTGTCCACCACCACGGGCATGGACGACGTGAAGAACATCGCCATCGGCCGCCTGGTGCTGGACAACTTCCCGCACGTGAAGTCCTACTGGCAGATGGTGACGCCCAAGATCGCGCAGATCACGCTGCGCTTCGGCGCCGACGACATCGACGGCACTGTCATCGAGGAGAAGATCTACCACGACGCCGGCGCCACCACGCCCCAGGGCCTGCGCCGCGACCAGCTCATCCGCCTGATCCGCGAAGCCGGCCGCGAGCCCATCGAGCGCGACACTCTCTACCGCCCCGTCACCCGCACCGAAACCACTTTCACCGTCGCCGTCTAG
- a CDS encoding cold-shock protein: MKEKGTVKWFNATKGYGFIQRESGGDVFVHFSAIQADGYRTLNEGDAVEFEVQQGPKGLQAANVTRL, translated from the coding sequence ATGAAGGAAAAAGGAACCGTGAAGTGGTTCAACGCTACAAAGGGTTACGGCTTCATCCAGCGGGAGTCGGGAGGGGACGTGTTTGTCCACTTCTCCGCCATCCAGGCCGATGGCTACCGCACGCTGAATGAAGGGGACGCGGTGGAATTCGAGGTCCAGCAGGGCCCCAAGGGCCTGCAGGCCGCGAACGTCACACGTCTGTAG
- a CDS encoding UbiA-like polyprenyltransferase: MALLRSIGVTLEMIKWEHSVFALPFALLGAMLAGGGWPPGRTLAWIIVAMVAARSAAMAFNRLADAAFDAANPRTASRALPAGTLSRGFVAGFVVLACAVLVLAASQLNRLALMLSPVAVAVLLLYSYTKRFTRCSHMALGFALGMAPAAAWIAVRGSLDPRILLLTAAVTLWVAGFDILYACQDYDFDLRAGLYSIPKAFGIARALTIARALHVLMLALLGAVVFAFGLGIVAAAGVLVVALLLTYEHSLVAPNDLSRLNAAFFTMNGVISVVFLAFVAGDLLLRQG, encoded by the coding sequence TCGCGCTTTTGGGCGCGATGCTGGCCGGCGGGGGATGGCCTCCCGGGCGCACCCTGGCGTGGATCATCGTGGCCATGGTGGCGGCGCGCTCCGCGGCCATGGCTTTCAACCGCCTGGCCGACGCCGCCTTCGACGCTGCCAACCCCCGCACCGCCTCCCGCGCCCTGCCGGCGGGCACGCTCTCCCGCGGATTCGTCGCTGGCTTCGTCGTCCTCGCCTGCGCGGTGCTGGTGCTGGCGGCCTCGCAACTCAACCGCCTGGCCCTGATGCTTTCGCCAGTGGCAGTCGCCGTGCTCCTGCTCTACTCCTACACCAAGCGCTTCACCCGCTGCTCGCACATGGCGCTGGGATTCGCCCTGGGCATGGCCCCGGCCGCCGCCTGGATCGCCGTGCGCGGCTCGCTCGACCCGCGCATCTTGCTGCTGACCGCCGCCGTCACCCTCTGGGTGGCCGGCTTCGACATCCTCTATGCTTGCCAGGACTACGACTTCGACCTGCGCGCCGGCCTCTACTCCATTCCCAAGGCCTTCGGCATCGCCCGCGCCCTCACCATCGCTCGCGCCCTGCACGTCCTCATGCTGGCGCTGCTGGGAGCAGTGGTTTTCGCCTTTGGCCTGGGCATCGTGGCCGCCGCCGGGGTCTTGGTCGTCGCTCTGCTCCTCACCTACGAGCACTCCCTGGTCGCGCCCAACGACCTCAGTCGCTTGAACGCCGCCTTTTTCACCATGAATGGGGTGATCTCGGTGGTCTTCCTGGCCTTCGTGGCCGGCGACCTGCTCCTGCGCCAGGGGTAG